GAGGCGGCTTTCAAGGAGGAATACGGCTTCGAGCCCATCAAGCTCATTGACCTCAAGGGCCTGATGGGGGATACCTCTGACAATATTCCCGGAGTGCCCGGGGTGGGACCCAGGACAGCTTCCAAACTGCTCCTTGAGTACGGCAGCCTGGAAGAAGTGCTGGAAAATGCAGACAAGATTTCCGGCAAGAAGCTGAAGGAGAATCTCCTGGCCCATAAGGAGCAGGCAATGCTCTCCAAGGAACTGGCCACCATTGAGCTGGCGGTGCCTGATATGACCTTCAAAGCAGAGGATTTTGCCATCGAGCCTGTATTCGAAGAGATGGAGTCTTTTTGCAAGGTGCATGAGCTGAACAAGGTCTGGCATAATTTCCAGCGGCTGAATGTGCGGGAGACAAGTCTTTTCCCTGAACAGGAGGAGTCTTTGCCTGACCTGGGCTATCAGGTGGGGGAAAGTGCTGATTCTATGGTAGCCTGCCTGAGGGAGGAGGCTCCTTTGGGACTGGCCGGGGTATTTTCCGGCAGGCACCCCTTTGAAAAGCTGGAGGGGGCGGCAGCAGCCTGTGGCAGTGCCAGGCTCTTTGTGCCTTTTGGCACGCCTGCCTGGGAAATCCTTCTGCAAGCACTGGCAGATGGCCGTCAGGCGGCAGTATTCGATGCCAAGCGCTATTATCAGGCAGGCATGGGCAGTGTGCAGTTCTTCGATGTCCAGCTGGTGGACTATCTTCTGCGCCCAGAGCTTTCGGATTACGAACTGGCAAGGCTCTCCGGCGATTATTTCCCCCATGAGGCAGTGCCTGAGTCCTTTGCCGATGAGAAGGAAGAGGCTGTCTGGCAGGCAGTCCTGCTGGCCAGGCTGCAGCAGCCCCTTTGGCAGGAGCTGGAAGAGCGGGGGCAGGAAAAGCTTTATGGCGAGATGGAGCTGCCCCTGGTGGCAGTGCTGGCAGACATGGAGCAGCAGGGCATTTTCGTGAACCGCCAGCGCCTGCTGGAAAAGGCAGAGGAAGTGGGGCAGAGGATTGCAGCCTTGCAGGCTGACATTTACACCCTGGCAGGGGGAGAGTTCAAGATAAATTCTCCCAAACAGCTGGGGGAAGTGCTCTTTGACCGTCTGGGGCTGCCGCCAGTGAAGAAGACCAAGACGGGCTATTCCACCAATGCAGAGGTGCTGGAAACCTTGCGCTATCAGCATCCCATCGTGGAGCTGGTGCTTTCCTTCCGCATGTGGAGCAAGCTGAAGTCCACCTATCTGGACGGCATAGAGGGGCTTATCGACCCGGAGACGGGGCGGGTGCATACCACCTTCAATCAGACGGTGACGGCTACGGGCAGGCTCTCCAGCTCTGACCCCAACCTCCAGAACATTCCCGTGCGCCGGGAGGAGGGCAAGACCATCCGCGCCTTCTTTGAGCCGGGGGAAGGATATGATTACATCTTGTCTGCGGATTACTCTCAGATTGAGCTCAGGATACTGGCTCACATGTCCGGGGACGAGAGTTTCCTGGAGGCCTTCCGTGAGGGGCAGGACATTCACGCCAGGACGGCGGCGGAGGTCTTTGGCGTGCCTTTGGAAGAGGTTACATCAGATATGCGCCGCAAGGCCAAAGCGGTGAACTTTGGCATTGTCTACGGCATCAGCGATTTCGGCCTTTCCCGTGACCTGCATATCTCCCGTCAGGAGGCTGCAGGCTATATCGAAAGCTACTTTGACCGCTATCCCGGGGTCAAGGCTTATCTGGACCGCATGGTGCAGGAGGCCAGGGAAACTGGCAGCGTGAAAACTGTTTTTGGCAGAAGGCGTGAACTGCCTGCTATCAGCAGCAGCAACTTCAATCAGCGTTCCCTGGCGGAGCGCATGGCCATGAATACTCCTATACAGGGCACTGCGGCGGATATCATCAAGCTGGCCATGATTGCAGCCCACAAGGCGCTGAAGGAAGCCAAAGTCAGGAGCCGCATCCTTCTGCAGGTACACGATGAGCTGGTGCTGGAAGTGCCAAAAGAGGAAGTGGAGCAGGTGAGCTCCATCCTGCGGGAGGCCATGGAGCAGGTGGTGAGCCTTTCCGTGCCGTTGAGCATAGACATCAATTATGGCCCCAACTGGGCAGAAGCTAAGTAAGAGATAAGGAGCATCCCTATGCCTGAAATGCCGGAAGTAGAAATCATCCGCCAGCATTTGGACAGCAGACTGGCGGGGAAGAGGATCAAGTCTGTGGAGATCCTGCTGCCCAGGCAGCTGAAATGGCCTGCCACTGTGGAGCAGTTCAGCCGTCTTTGCTGCGGGCCTGAGATTGAGGCCATGGAGCGCAGGGGCAAGTACCTGCTGCTGCGGCTGGCAGGGGAAATGCGGATCGTTTTCCATCTGCGCATGACCGGCAGCCTGGTTTACGTGGAGGCAGGGCAGGAGTATGAGAACGCCCATCTGCGGGCGGTCTTCTATCTGGAGGATGGTTCCCGCCTGTGCTTTGCCGACATTCGCACTTTCGGTGTGATCTATGGTCTGAAGCCCGGGGAACTGGACATGGTGAAAGGCCTCAGGGAAATGGGGCCGGAGCCTTTGTCACCAGAGTTTACAGCAGAGTACCTTGAGGGCATTGCCCGCAAGGGCAAGGCTCCCATCAAGAACCTCCTGCTGGATCAGCGTAAGATTGGCGGCATAGGCAATATCTATGCAGACGAAGCCCTTTTCCTGGCTCATGTCCACCCCAAAAGACTGGCAGGCAGCCTCAGTCATGAGGAATGCCAAAAACTTTGGCGGGCGGTCAATCAGGTTATCGAGGCAGGCATCAGGGACGGTGGCACCACCTTCCGGGACTACCGCAACGGCGAGGGGGGCAAGGGCTCCCATCAGGAACATCTCTATGTTTACCATCGTCAGGGGGAGCCCTGCCGTGAGTGCGGCGTGCTGATCGAATATACGAAGGTGGCAGGCAGGGGCACCCATTACTGCCCCATGTGCCAGAGGTGGGAGCCATGACGCGGGTAATAGGCCTGACCGGGGGCATAGCCTCCGGCAAGAGCACCGTGTCCGGCATGCTGAAAAAGCTGGGCGCCTGCATCATAGATGCAGACGCCATAGCCCATGAGCTGGCTGAGCCGGGCAAGGCCATTTTTGAGGCTTATCTGGCGCATTTTGGCTCCGGGGTGCTGACGGCGGAAGGGCGTTTGGACCGCAGGGCGGTGGCAGAGCAGGTCTTTTCCTGTCCGGAAGAAAAGCAGTGGATGGACAGGACGGCTTTTCCCCTGATTCTGGCAGAAGTCAGGCGGCAGCTGGCAGAGGCAAAGGCTTCCGGGGGGCCGCTGATTGTACTGGATGTGCCGTTGCTCTTTGAAGCTGGCTGGGACAGCCTGGCAGATGAGAGCTGGCTGGTGTATGTGCCGGAAAGCGAGCAGCTGAGGCGGCTTTGCCTGCGGGACAATTGTACAGCAGAGCAGGCCCTGGGGCGCATAAGGGCGCAGATGCCTTTGGCGGAGAAGCTCTCCCGGGCAGATGTAGCCATAGACAACAGCGGCACCATAGAAGCGACGAGAAGTATTGTGAAGGATTTATGGAAGGAAAGGGTACATGAGCAGTTTGCCTGAAAAGGTGGAAAAGGCCCGTGAGGCCAGACGGCGCACAGGCTGCGCTTTCCTGCTGGGACTCCTGGTCTTTATATCCTGCTTTACCATCTACTTCCTGTCCCAGAACTCACAGGTGCAGCGAAGTTATCTCTATCCCTTCCCTTACCGCGAGACAGTGGAGCGCTATGCCGGGCGCTATAAGGTGGACTGCTATCTGGTGGCAGCGGTCATCAAGGTGGAGAGCAAGTTCCAGCATGATGTCCATTCCCATCGGGGAGCGGTGGGGCTCATGCAGCTGATGCCGGATACTGCCGGGTGGATAGCCCAGCGTCTGGGGGAGAGGGATTATAAGGACACAGAGCTGCATGATCCGGACAGGAATCTCCGCTACGGAATTTGGTATTTGGCTGACCTGGAAGAGGAGTTCCAGGGCAATGATGTGCTGGCTCTGGCGGCCTACAATGCAGGCCGCGGCAATGTGCGGGGCTGGATGGAGGAATATGGCTGGAAAGACGATTTTTCCGACGTGCAGGCCATACCGTACAAGGAAACACGGGCCTATGTGAGGCAGGTGCTGTCCCTGCAGGGCAAATATCGAAAACTTTATGCCGCTGAATGAATTCCCTTGGGATTCGTTCAGCGGTTATTTTTGTATTTTGATGTAAAAACTAAATTCAATTTTACGACTATTGTCTTTTTTCTTGACGGTGGACGTTTACTTTGTTATAATCAGAACGTAATGAATCATAAGTGTGATTCATGATTCATAAAAGCCATTCCGCCGGGAAAAATATGTGCCCGGCCATATCTCAAGGAGGCATTTCATTATGAAGGTAACAGTTGTTGGTGCAGGTAACGTTGGTGCAACCGTAGCAAACGTGCTGGCTACGAAGAACATTTGCAGCGAGGTTGTGCTCATTGATATCAAAGAGGGCGTGTCCGAAGGCAAGGCCATGGACATCATGCAGACGGCCCATCTTCTGAACTTCGATACCACTGTGACTGGTGTGACCAATGATTATGCTGCAACTGCTGGTTCCCAGGTTGTGGTTGTCACTTCCGGTATCCCCCGCAAGCCGGGCATGAGCCGTGAAGACCTCATCGGCACCAATGCCAAGATTGTGAAGAGTGTGGTGGATCAGGCTCTCGAGTATTCTCCCGATGCCATCTTCATCATCATCTCCAACCCCATGGATGCAATGACCTACCTTACTTTCAAGGATTCCAAGCTGCCCCGCAACCGCGTCATCGGCCAGGGCGGCATGCTGGACAGCAGCCGTTTCCGTTATTTCCTGTCCAAGGCTCTGCAGAAGGCTGGCTATCCTGCCACCCCGACTGATGTGGACGGCACCGTTATCGGCGGCCACAGCGACAAGACCATGGTTCCTCTCGTGAGCCTGGCTACCTATCGCGGCATTCCCGTGAAGGAACTCCTCACCGAGGAGCAGCTCACTGAGGCTGTAGAGGCTACCAAGGTGGGCGGCGCAACTCTCACCAAGCTCCTGGGCACTTCCGCCTGGTATGCTCCTGGTGCAGCAGCTGCTGCCATGGTTGAGGCTATTGCCCTCGATGCCAAGAAGCTCATGCCTTGCTGCGTATATCTCGACGGCGAGTATGGCGAGAAGGACCTCTGCATCGGCGTTCCTGTCATCCTTGGCAAGGACGGCATGGAGAAGGTCGTGGAAGTCAAGCTGGAAGGCGAGGAGAAGGCTAAGTTCGATGAGAGCGTAGCTGCAGCCCGCGACACCAACTCCAAGATTGGCGATGCACTGAAATAAGCTTTGCTGAAATCTGCAGGCACTGCAGTTCCTTAGGGGGCTGCAGTGCTTTTTTCGTGTCCTGGTTTATCTTTGTTATGTGAACCATTAGCGTATTTTATCTTTTCTGTTTGCATTCTTGTGCTCGGAATGTTAAAATGTAAGGGAATGAGTTGAGCGGACAAAACTGAATAGGCTTTTTTCGTTTGCAAAAATATCCAAGGAGCTGTGCCTGCGGATAGGAGGCTTATTGGCTTTTTGCACAAGAGCGTTGTATTTTTATTGTCATTGATAGCTATATAAACACTTCGGAGGTGTGAGTTTTTGTCTAAAGGAGCACAAAAATTACAAATCATTCCCCTGGGCGGACTTGGGGAAATCGGCAAGAACATGACCGTTATCCGTGTAGATGATGAGATTCTGGTCATCGATTCCGGCCTTATGTTCCCGGAGGAGGATATGCTGGGCATAGATCTCGTCATCCCGGATATTTCCTACCTTATCGAGAACAGGGATATGATCAAGGCTGTGGTGCTGACTCACGGCCATGAGGATCATATCGGCGCCCTGCCTTACTTGCTGAAGCAAATCAACGTGCCTGTGTACGGCACCCGCCTGACCCTGGGCATCCTGGAGGGGCGTCTTCAGGAAAATGGGGTGGATTCCAGCAACCTGCATTCTGTCATGCAGGGGGACATCATCAACGTTGGTTGTTTCAGCGTGGGCTTCATCCGTGTCAATCATTCCATTCCTGATGCCGTAGGCCTCTCCATCAAGACTCCCGTGGGCATGATTGTCCATACCGGTGACTTCAAGCTGGATTATACGCCTGTAGATGGCAAGATGACGGACTTCCGCCGCTTCGCAGAGCTGGGCAACAAGGGCGTGCTGGTGATGATGGCAGACAGCACCAACGCTGAGCGCGAGGGTCACACCATGAGCGAGAGCACGGTGGGGGCTGCCTTTGACAAGGCTTTCCACGGGGCCAAGGGCCGCATCATCGTGGCCACCTTCTCCTCCAATGTCCATCGCATCCAGCAGGTCATCGATACCGCCGTGCGCTACAAGCGCCGGGTGGCCATTCTGGGCCGCAGCATGGTGAACGTGGTGGGCATCTCCATGGAGCTGGGCTATATCCACGCGCCTGAGGGGACCATCATCGACATTGATGAAATCAATCGCTTCCGTTCTGACCAGATTGTCATCTGCACGACTGGCAGCCAGGGCGAGCCTATGTCGGCTCTGACCCGCATGTCCATGTCCGACCACCGCAAGGTGACGGTGGTGCCCGGTGATACGGTAATCATTTCCGCTACTCCCATTCCGGGCAATGAGAAACTGGTGACCAGGACCATCGACAATCTCATGAAGCTGGGGGCTAACGTCATCTATGGCCGCAACCAGGGCATCCACGTGTCCGGTCATGCCAGCCGTGAGGAATTGAAGCTCATGCACAATCTGGTGCGCCCCAAGTTCTTC
This genomic interval from Selenomonas sp. AB3002 contains the following:
- the polA gene encoding DNA polymerase I gives rise to the protein MSKKFVILDGSSLIFRAFYAMPPLTDSKGESTGAMVGFDNMLTKLLVEVKPDLLAIAFDRSRHTFRTERYADYKGTRKETPAELKSQIPLLKEYARVYGIAFLEKDNYEADDIIGTLSTQAAAEGFDTMVVTGDRDALQLVRPNLRVMLTKKGISETKLYDEAAFKEEYGFEPIKLIDLKGLMGDTSDNIPGVPGVGPRTASKLLLEYGSLEEVLENADKISGKKLKENLLAHKEQAMLSKELATIELAVPDMTFKAEDFAIEPVFEEMESFCKVHELNKVWHNFQRLNVRETSLFPEQEESLPDLGYQVGESADSMVACLREEAPLGLAGVFSGRHPFEKLEGAAAACGSARLFVPFGTPAWEILLQALADGRQAAVFDAKRYYQAGMGSVQFFDVQLVDYLLRPELSDYELARLSGDYFPHEAVPESFADEKEEAVWQAVLLARLQQPLWQELEERGQEKLYGEMELPLVAVLADMEQQGIFVNRQRLLEKAEEVGQRIAALQADIYTLAGGEFKINSPKQLGEVLFDRLGLPPVKKTKTGYSTNAEVLETLRYQHPIVELVLSFRMWSKLKSTYLDGIEGLIDPETGRVHTTFNQTVTATGRLSSSDPNLQNIPVRREEGKTIRAFFEPGEGYDYILSADYSQIELRILAHMSGDESFLEAFREGQDIHARTAAEVFGVPLEEVTSDMRRKAKAVNFGIVYGISDFGLSRDLHISRQEAAGYIESYFDRYPGVKAYLDRMVQEARETGSVKTVFGRRRELPAISSSNFNQRSLAERMAMNTPIQGTAADIIKLAMIAAHKALKEAKVRSRILLQVHDELVLEVPKEEVEQVSSILREAMEQVVSLSVPLSIDINYGPNWAEAK
- the mutM gene encoding DNA-formamidopyrimidine glycosylase gives rise to the protein MPEMPEVEIIRQHLDSRLAGKRIKSVEILLPRQLKWPATVEQFSRLCCGPEIEAMERRGKYLLLRLAGEMRIVFHLRMTGSLVYVEAGQEYENAHLRAVFYLEDGSRLCFADIRTFGVIYGLKPGELDMVKGLREMGPEPLSPEFTAEYLEGIARKGKAPIKNLLLDQRKIGGIGNIYADEALFLAHVHPKRLAGSLSHEECQKLWRAVNQVIEAGIRDGGTTFRDYRNGEGGKGSHQEHLYVYHRQGEPCRECGVLIEYTKVAGRGTHYCPMCQRWEP
- the coaE gene encoding dephospho-CoA kinase (Dephospho-CoA kinase (CoaE) performs the final step in coenzyme A biosynthesis.) encodes the protein MTRVIGLTGGIASGKSTVSGMLKKLGACIIDADAIAHELAEPGKAIFEAYLAHFGSGVLTAEGRLDRRAVAEQVFSCPEEKQWMDRTAFPLILAEVRRQLAEAKASGGPLIVLDVPLLFEAGWDSLADESWLVYVPESEQLRRLCLRDNCTAEQALGRIRAQMPLAEKLSRADVAIDNSGTIEATRSIVKDLWKERVHEQFA
- a CDS encoding lytic transglycosylase domain-containing protein — its product is MSSLPEKVEKAREARRRTGCAFLLGLLVFISCFTIYFLSQNSQVQRSYLYPFPYRETVERYAGRYKVDCYLVAAVIKVESKFQHDVHSHRGAVGLMQLMPDTAGWIAQRLGERDYKDTELHDPDRNLRYGIWYLADLEEEFQGNDVLALAAYNAGRGNVRGWMEEYGWKDDFSDVQAIPYKETRAYVRQVLSLQGKYRKLYAAE
- the mdh gene encoding malate dehydrogenase → MKVTVVGAGNVGATVANVLATKNICSEVVLIDIKEGVSEGKAMDIMQTAHLLNFDTTVTGVTNDYAATAGSQVVVVTSGIPRKPGMSREDLIGTNAKIVKSVVDQALEYSPDAIFIIISNPMDAMTYLTFKDSKLPRNRVIGQGGMLDSSRFRYFLSKALQKAGYPATPTDVDGTVIGGHSDKTMVPLVSLATYRGIPVKELLTEEQLTEAVEATKVGGATLTKLLGTSAWYAPGAAAAAMVEAIALDAKKLMPCCVYLDGEYGEKDLCIGVPVILGKDGMEKVVEVKLEGEEKAKFDESVAAARDTNSKIGDALK
- a CDS encoding ribonuclease J — encoded protein: MSKGAQKLQIIPLGGLGEIGKNMTVIRVDDEILVIDSGLMFPEEDMLGIDLVIPDISYLIENRDMIKAVVLTHGHEDHIGALPYLLKQINVPVYGTRLTLGILEGRLQENGVDSSNLHSVMQGDIINVGCFSVGFIRVNHSIPDAVGLSIKTPVGMIVHTGDFKLDYTPVDGKMTDFRRFAELGNKGVLVMMADSTNAEREGHTMSESTVGAAFDKAFHGAKGRIIVATFSSNVHRIQQVIDTAVRYKRRVAILGRSMVNVVGISMELGYIHAPEGTIIDIDEINRFRSDQIVICTTGSQGEPMSALTRMSMSDHRKVTVVPGDTVIISATPIPGNEKLVTRTIDNLMKLGANVIYGRNQGIHVSGHASREELKLMHNLVRPKFFIPVHGEYHMLVQHARLARDLGMPKENIFIGENGQIMEFTRDKGTQAGKVTAGMVMVDGLGVGDVGNIVLRDRRQLSQDGILIVVVTMDKASNRVVAGPDIVSRGFVYVRESEALMDEARARVQQALDRCEDEGVKEWAAIKANVRDALGRYLFDKTRRRPMILPIIMEI